In Campylobacter sp. 2014D-0216, the following proteins share a genomic window:
- a CDS encoding MATE family efflux transporter: MSLHHFYTNLNPTILFYKCALPNMASAAFIYFYVIVDGIFVGRYLGTDALAAMNLVLPFIMISFALADMIAIGSSVQIAINLGKGKIEKARRIFSFCIVLIFGISCLMGLLGFFLAKPLSAFMGADENVQELSAEYMQIFALFAPFTMLAFAMDNYLRICGKTFYSMFVNIVIALSNIILDWLFIVVFGWGLFSAALATCIGMLLGTVLSFIPFIIKDLVLKFKKPMISFKILKNIIYNGSSEFFSNISSSLYTIIANAILLKISGNEALAAFSIILYLSSFAFALILSMCDAMQPAISYNYGYKNTPRIKMIFKRMLFASCALGLFLFISVYFYNAYIVSFFNKDDNTEFALLAQNALMLFSFSFLLNWLSKLSASFFTSLDKPMLSLAISITQSLILPFIFIQILSHYFGLNGVWIASFASEICMVFIACALLYKTFKDLNS; the protein is encoded by the coding sequence ATGTCATTACATCATTTTTATACTAATTTAAACCCTACCATATTGTTTTACAAATGCGCTTTACCTAATATGGCAAGTGCAGCTTTTATATATTTTTATGTTATCGTAGATGGAATTTTTGTTGGTAGATATCTTGGCACAGATGCTTTAGCTGCTATGAATTTAGTTCTGCCTTTTATTATGATTAGTTTTGCCTTAGCTGACATGATTGCCATTGGATCATCTGTACAAATTGCAATCAATCTAGGCAAAGGCAAAATCGAAAAAGCAAGGCGTATTTTTTCTTTTTGTATAGTGTTGATTTTTGGAATTTCTTGTCTTATGGGTCTTCTTGGCTTTTTTCTAGCAAAACCTTTAAGCGCTTTCATGGGTGCTGATGAAAATGTACAAGAATTATCAGCTGAATATATGCAAATTTTTGCTTTGTTTGCTCCTTTTACCATGTTAGCTTTTGCGATGGACAACTATCTTCGGATTTGTGGAAAAACTTTTTATAGTATGTTTGTTAACATCGTTATCGCATTAAGTAATATCATCTTAGATTGGCTTTTTATCGTTGTCTTTGGCTGGGGACTTTTTTCAGCCGCTTTAGCAACATGCATAGGAATGCTCTTAGGAACAGTTTTAAGTTTTATACCTTTCATAATAAAAGATCTTGTTTTGAAATTTAAAAAACCTATGATTAGCTTTAAAATTCTAAAGAATATCATCTATAATGGCTCTTCTGAATTTTTTTCCAATATCTCAAGCTCTCTTTATACGATCATAGCCAATGCTATTTTACTCAAAATATCAGGAAATGAAGCTTTAGCGGCATTTTCTATCATTCTTTATCTAAGTTCTTTTGCCTTTGCATTAATACTATCAATGTGCGATGCAATGCAACCTGCTATTAGCTACAACTATGGTTACAAAAACACTCCAAGAATTAAAATGATATTCAAAAGAATGCTTTTTGCTTCGTGTGCCTTAGGATTGTTTTTATTTATTAGTGTGTATTTTTACAATGCATATATCGTTTCATTTTTTAATAAAGATGATAATACCGAATTTGCTCTTTTGGCCCAAAATGCATTAATGCTATTTTCTTTTTCATTTTTACTTAACTGGCTTAGCAAGTTAAGTGCATCATTTTTCACATCACTAGATAAACCTATGCTTTCTCTTGCTATTTCGATCACACAAAGTTTAATCTTGCCTTTTATATTTATTCAAATTCTATCACATTATTTTGGACTTAATGGAGTATGGATTGCTTCATTTGCAAGTGAAATTTGTATGGTTTTTATCGCTTGTGCATTATTATATAAAACCTTTAAAGATCTAAACTCTTAG
- a CDS encoding uroporphyrinogen-III synthase, whose translation MIYFIGDKKFEGVETIQLSQINYLDFEVDFSKFDCLIISSKNALKALKLSKSKINFDTMVYAVGEKSANYAKEFGFKNVKFPTKAYGKNLASEYLHEFKNKKCLYLRAREICSGLDEYLLKEGVALEQVVVYENISLKPKINQEQIHHPSVFIFSAPSSVERFLNFFHLEKNDKVVVIGKSTALKLQNFPNLYLCKEQDLNSCIKLAKSLDL comes from the coding sequence ATGATTTATTTTATCGGTGATAAAAAATTTGAAGGTGTGGAGACTATCCAATTAAGTCAAATTAACTATCTTGATTTTGAAGTTGACTTTTCAAAATTTGATTGCTTGATTATCAGTTCTAAAAATGCTTTAAAAGCATTGAAGCTTAGTAAAAGTAAAATTAATTTTGACACGATGGTATATGCTGTGGGTGAAAAAAGCGCTAATTATGCAAAAGAATTTGGTTTTAAAAATGTAAAATTTCCCACCAAAGCTTATGGTAAAAATTTGGCAAGTGAATATTTACATGAGTTTAAAAATAAAAAATGTCTTTACTTAAGAGCTAGAGAAATTTGCTCAGGTTTAGATGAGTATTTGTTGAAAGAAGGTGTCGCATTAGAGCAGGTTGTTGTATATGAAAACATTAGCTTAAAGCCTAAGATAAATCAGGAGCAAATTCATCATCCTAGTGTGTTTATTTTTAGCGCTCCTTCAAGTGTTGAAAGATTTTTGAATTTTTTTCATTTAGAGAAAAATGACAAGGTTGTAGTTATAGGGAAAAGTACAGCATTAAAACTTCAAAATTTTCCAAATTTGTATTTATGCAAGGAGCAAGATCTCAACTCTTGCATAAAATTAGCTAAGAGTTTAGATCTTTAA
- the thiE gene encoding thiamine phosphate synthase yields MNSFKIYLVASKGAKSEAEFLNILEASLKARIDILQLREKDLSTLEFYNLALKVKVLCEKYNTLLVINDRIDIAMGVNAQGVHIGQKDMPLKRARELLGEDKIIGLTINHKSELDNIQGATYLGVGAVFATPSKQDCTVLGVEGLREIANLSTLPVVAIGGISESNLNMLQGCDIQGVAVVRAIMQAKDPYMASVNLRNIYNDIFLGNT; encoded by the coding sequence ATGAATTCATTTAAAATTTATCTAGTTGCAAGCAAGGGTGCCAAAAGCGAAGCGGAATTTTTGAATATTCTAGAAGCTTCTTTAAAAGCAAGAATTGATATTTTACAACTTAGAGAAAAAGATCTTAGTACTTTAGAATTTTATAATCTTGCTTTAAAGGTTAAGGTGTTGTGTGAAAAATACAACACTCTTTTGGTGATAAATGATAGGATTGATATTGCTATGGGGGTAAATGCACAAGGAGTGCATATAGGTCAAAAAGATATGCCATTAAAAAGAGCTAGAGAGCTTTTAGGAGAGGATAAGATCATTGGGCTTACGATCAATCATAAAAGCGAACTTGATAATATTCAAGGTGCGACTTATCTTGGAGTAGGGGCTGTTTTTGCTACACCGAGTAAGCAAGATTGTACTGTGCTTGGGGTGGAAGGCTTAAGAGAAATAGCAAATCTTAGCACCTTGCCCGTGGTAGCGATTGGTGGGATTAGTGAGAGTAATTTAAATATGCTTCAAGGATGTGATATTCAAGGAGTTGCGGTAGTTAGAGCTATCATGCAAGCAAAAGATCCTTATATGGCTAGTGTAAATTTAAGAAATATTTATAATGATATATTTTTAGGTAATACATGA
- the thiM gene encoding hydroxyethylthiazole kinase → MIIQTLREKQPLIHHITNYVSVNDCANATIAIGASAAMADFYEEQADFAKISSALVLNTGTINQLIANSMLKAIKEYAALNKSIVLDPVALGVSKARDQINYELLGLKGVCIIKANASEIASVIGLDGKARGVDNTFIIHDEFLEKAREYAKKTKRILAVTGKVDYIISEDKIAKIYNGSPMAAKITGAGCMCGSLCGAFAGILEDKFEASLYALLSFGIASELAQENSNGSGSFRVNLIDALSNLNDEKIKNKAQYEFI, encoded by the coding sequence ATGATCATTCAAACATTAAGAGAAAAACAACCTTTAATTCATCATATCACAAACTATGTTAGCGTTAATGATTGTGCTAATGCAACAATTGCCATTGGCGCAAGTGCTGCGATGGCGGATTTTTATGAAGAGCAAGCCGATTTTGCTAAGATAAGTTCAGCTTTGGTTTTAAATACAGGTACTATTAATCAGCTTATTGCAAATTCCATGTTAAAGGCGATTAAGGAATACGCTGCTTTAAACAAAAGCATAGTGCTTGATCCAGTTGCTTTGGGCGTAAGCAAAGCAAGAGATCAAATTAATTATGAATTGCTTGGTTTAAAAGGTGTTTGCATTATAAAAGCAAACGCATCTGAAATAGCAAGTGTAATTGGTTTAGATGGAAAAGCTAGAGGTGTGGATAATACTTTTATTATTCATGATGAGTTTTTGGAAAAAGCAAGAGAATATGCTAAAAAAACCAAAAGGATTTTAGCCGTAACTGGCAAGGTGGACTATATTATCAGTGAAGATAAAATAGCTAAAATTTATAATGGATCGCCTATGGCTGCAAAAATAACAGGTGCGGGTTGTATGTGTGGTTCTTTATGTGGTGCTTTTGCTGGAATTTTGGAAGATAAATTTGAAGCGAGTTTGTATGCTTTGTTGAGTTTTGGTATAGCTAGTGAACTAGCACAAGAAAATTCAAATGGAAGCGGTAGTTTTAGAGTAAATTTAATCGATGCGTTGAGTAATTTAAACGATGAAAAAATCAAAAATAAGGCACAATATGAATTCATTTAA
- the thiD gene encoding bifunctional hydroxymethylpyrimidine kinase/phosphomethylpyrimidine kinase translates to MQAKTKTKIPILTIAGSDCSGGAGVQADLKTFSAHHLFGMSVILSVVAENTARVISSFDIPISIINEQMLAVYEDIEPMAVKVGMLGSKEIITCVKENLLHFQAKNVVIDPVMFAKNGYALMPLENCQFFKEEILPLADVLTPNIPEAEFLCGFKIHNEDDMKKAAIKLHQEGAKSVLVKGGHSKENTNDVFYDGEVFNIFKAEKIDTKNTHGTGCTLSSAIASNLALGKTKHEAVKLAKEYVYGAILHSLSLGKGCGPTNHFFMLEKE, encoded by the coding sequence ATACAAGCAAAAACTAAAACTAAAATTCCTATTTTGACGATAGCCGGAAGTGATTGTAGCGGTGGAGCAGGGGTGCAAGCTGATCTAAAAACTTTTAGTGCACACCATTTGTTTGGTATGAGTGTGATTTTAAGTGTGGTAGCTGAAAATACCGCAAGAGTTATTTCATCTTTTGATATACCCATTTCAATTATCAATGAACAAATGCTAGCTGTATATGAAGATATAGAACCAATGGCTGTGAAAGTCGGTATGCTCGGCTCCAAAGAAATCATCACTTGCGTGAAAGAAAATTTATTGCATTTTCAAGCTAAAAATGTAGTGATTGATCCTGTTATGTTTGCTAAAAATGGCTATGCGTTAATGCCTTTGGAAAATTGTCAATTCTTTAAAGAAGAGATTTTACCTTTAGCGGATGTGCTTACTCCAAATATTCCTGAAGCTGAGTTTTTATGTGGTTTTAAAATTCACAATGAAGATGATATGAAAAAAGCAGCTATAAAATTACACCAAGAAGGTGCAAAAAGTGTTTTGGTAAAAGGAGGGCATAGCAAAGAAAACACTAATGATGTTTTTTATGATGGAGAGGTGTTTAATATTTTTAAAGCTGAAAAGATTGATACAAAAAATACACATGGCACTGGGTGTACATTAAGTTCAGCAATAGCTAGCAATCTTGCTTTAGGTAAGACAAAGCATGAAGCTGTGAAACTTGCTAAAGAATATGTATATGGGGCAATTTTGCATTCATTATCACTTGGTAAGGGTTGTGGCCCAACGAATCATTTTTTTATGTTAGAAAAGGAATAA
- a CDS encoding low molecular weight protein-tyrosine-phosphatase, with product MTKIIFVCLGNICRSPMAEFIMKDLVNKTNLNDRFSICSAGTSGYHDGEDMHYQTKALLHRKNINTKGFYSRKLNALMCEENDLIVVMDNANYNDVVKNFPNYKHKIQKITSYAKDLGYNEVPDPWYSGDFNETYMILSKACDGLLRFLNN from the coding sequence ATGACTAAAATTATTTTTGTATGTTTAGGAAATATTTGTCGCTCCCCTATGGCCGAGTTTATTATGAAAGATCTTGTCAATAAAACTAATTTAAATGATCGTTTTAGCATATGCAGCGCAGGAACTTCAGGTTATCACGATGGAGAAGATATGCACTATCAAACCAAAGCATTACTACATAGAAAAAATATTAATACTAAAGGATTTTATAGTCGAAAATTAAATGCTTTAATGTGCGAAGAAAACGACCTTATCGTTGTAATGGATAATGCAAATTACAATGATGTTGTTAAAAATTTTCCAAATTATAAACATAAAATTCAAAAAATTACATCATATGCAAAAGATTTAGGATACAATGAAGTTCCTGATCCTTGGTATAGTGGAGATTTTAACGAAACTTATATGATACTTTCTAAAGCTTGTGATGGTTTACTTCGCTTTTTAAATAATTAA
- a CDS encoding methyl-accepting chemotaxis protein: MLRQSSEFASLLADESGKLQSAVKNLTDSSSSQASSLEETAAALEEITSSMQNVSHKTSEVIAQSEEIKNVTSIIGDIADQINLLALNAAIEAARAGEHGRGFAVVADEVRNLAERTQKSLGEIEANTNILVQSINEMGESIKEQTTGITQINDAVTQIDSVTQENLKIAKDSAAISDNVNKIANDILEDARKKKF, translated from the coding sequence ATGTTAAGACAATCATCTGAATTTGCTTCTTTATTAGCAGATGAAAGTGGTAAATTACAAAGTGCGGTTAAAAACCTAACTGATTCTTCATCTTCTCAAGCTTCTTCTTTAGAAGAAACAGCAGCAGCACTAGAAGAGATTACTTCTTCTATGCAAAATGTTTCGCATAAAACTAGTGAAGTAATTGCTCAAAGTGAAGAGATTAAAAATGTTACTTCTATTATTGGAGATATTGCAGATCAAATTAACCTACTTGCATTAAATGCTGCTATTGAAGCTGCACGTGCTGGTGAACATGGTAGAGGATTTGCTGTTGTTGCAGATGAAGTTAGAAATCTAGCTGAAAGAACTCAAAAGTCTTTGGGTGAAATTGAAGCTAACACAAATATCTTAGTTCAATCTATCAATGAAATGGGTGAAAGTATTAAAGAACAAACTACAGGTATTACTCAAATTAATGATGCCGTAACTCAAATTGATAGCGTAACACAAGAAAATCTAAAAATAGCTAAAGATAGTGCGGCTATATCTGATAATGTTAATAAGATAGCTAATGATATCTTAGAAGATGCTAGAAAGAAAAAGTTTTAA
- the rsmG gene encoding 16S rRNA (guanine(527)-N(7))-methyltransferase RsmG, with the protein MKQYEEQLNFLQNFPHKDDFLKKIILYKDLLKKFNAVHNLTHFENIDENIIDSVKILDFYDLSDRKQIIDVGSGAGFPAIFLACIFLESEFFLFEPNPKKASFLRVVKTELGLNHVNIIKDKLQNHSSFRVDLITSRALMDVKPLINIASGFYDDKTLFLLYKGSEIYDELQGLKTYQIFNQGFRNYCLLKNT; encoded by the coding sequence TTGAAACAATACGAAGAACAATTAAATTTTTTGCAAAATTTTCCCCATAAAGATGATTTTTTAAAAAAAATTATTCTTTATAAGGATTTGTTGAAAAAATTCAATGCAGTACATAATTTGACGCATTTTGAAAATATTGATGAAAATATCATCGATAGTGTGAAAATTTTAGATTTTTACGATTTGAGTGATAGAAAGCAAATAATTGATGTGGGAAGTGGAGCCGGGTTTCCTGCTATTTTTTTAGCTTGTATATTTTTAGAGAGTGAATTTTTTCTTTTTGAGCCTAATCCTAAAAAAGCATCATTTTTAAGAGTAGTGAAAACAGAACTAGGTTTAAATCATGTGAATATCATCAAAGATAAATTACAAAATCATTCTTCTTTTAGAGTGGATTTGATCACATCAAGAGCTTTGATGGATGTGAAACCTTTGATCAATATCGCAAGTGGTTTTTATGACGATAAGACATTGTTTTTGCTTTATAAAGGTAGTGAAATTTATGATGAATTGCAAGGTTTAAAAACATATCAGATTTTTAATCAAGGTTTTAGAAATTATTGTCTTTTGAAAAATACTTAA
- the ribA gene encoding GTP cyclohydrolase II, whose protein sequence is MTIQISEIAKLPTRFGEFYIQSFKEEEKEHLCIFKGEFQKEVNVRIHSECLTGDVLSSLKCDCGEQLEFSLNYIQEHGGMVIYLRQEGRGIGLFNKINAYALQDKGFNTIEANHQLGFKADERSYEIVEFILKHYGISKINLLTNNPQKLESLKDKIHLRVPILIEANRFNKDYLEIKHTQMGHLN, encoded by the coding sequence ATGACGATTCAAATTTCTGAAATAGCAAAACTTCCTACGCGTTTTGGGGAGTTTTATATACAAAGTTTTAAAGAAGAAGAAAAAGAGCATTTGTGTATTTTTAAAGGAGAATTTCAAAAGGAAGTGAATGTTAGAATTCACTCAGAGTGCCTTACAGGAGATGTTTTAAGTAGTTTAAAATGTGATTGTGGGGAGCAGCTTGAATTTTCGCTAAATTATATCCAAGAGCATGGCGGAATGGTGATATATCTAAGACAAGAAGGAAGAGGTATAGGTCTTTTTAATAAAATCAATGCTTATGCTTTGCAAGATAAAGGTTTTAATACGATAGAAGCAAATCATCAGCTAGGTTTTAAGGCAGATGAACGCAGTTATGAGATAGTAGAGTTTATTTTAAAGCACTATGGTATTAGCAAGATTAATCTTTTAACAAACAATCCTCAAAAACTTGAATCACTAAAAGACAAGATACACTTAAGAGTGCCTATTTTAATAGAGGCAAATCGTTTTAATAAAGATTATTTAGAAATCAAACATACACAAATGGGGCATTTAAATTGA
- the hemB gene encoding porphobilinogen synthase: MFKRFRRLRLNENIRSLVKENTLNLDDLIYPLFVVDGVNIKNEISSMPGVFQMSLDEILKECSEITKLGIKAIILFGVLESTKKDSCGSDALSDDGLIARSLRAIKEQFPNLVVITDLCFCEYTDHGHCGIIDPKTKSVDNDLTLEISAKQALIHAKNGADMIAPSGMMDGIIQTLRKTLDENGFENLPIMAYSTKFASAYYGPFRDVADSAPSYGDRKTYQMDFANGKEALCESLEDEKQGADILMVKPALAYLDVVKDIANHSKLPLCVYNVSGEYALLKAGQKAGVIDYEKIVLETMLAFKRAGAKLIITYHAKEIAQLLNHKE; encoded by the coding sequence ATGTTTAAACGCTTCAGAAGATTAAGGTTAAATGAGAATATAAGAAGCTTGGTAAAAGAAAATACTTTAAATTTAGATGATTTAATCTATCCTCTTTTTGTCGTTGATGGAGTGAACATCAAAAACGAAATTTCATCTATGCCTGGTGTATTTCAAATGAGTTTAGATGAGATTTTAAAAGAATGTTCAGAAATAACTAAATTAGGCATTAAAGCTATTATTTTATTTGGAGTTTTAGAAAGCACTAAAAAAGACAGTTGTGGTAGCGATGCTTTGAGTGATGATGGCTTGATTGCTAGAAGCTTAAGAGCTATCAAAGAGCAATTTCCCAACTTAGTTGTCATCACAGATCTTTGTTTTTGCGAATACACTGATCATGGGCATTGTGGCATTATTGATCCAAAAACAAAAAGTGTAGATAATGATCTAACTTTAGAAATTTCAGCCAAACAAGCTCTAATTCATGCAAAAAACGGAGCGGACATGATCGCACCAAGTGGCATGATGGATGGGATTATTCAAACCTTAAGAAAAACTCTAGATGAAAATGGTTTTGAAAATCTTCCTATCATGGCTTATTCAACCAAATTTGCTTCAGCTTATTACGGTCCTTTTAGAGATGTGGCAGATTCTGCTCCAAGTTATGGAGATAGAAAAACTTATCAAATGGATTTTGCTAATGGCAAAGAAGCCTTGTGTGAAAGCTTAGAAGATGAAAAACAAGGTGCTGATATTTTGATGGTAAAACCTGCACTGGCTTATTTAGATGTGGTCAAAGACATTGCAAATCACTCTAAACTTCCACTTTGCGTATACAATGTAAGCGGTGAATATGCCTTGTTAAAAGCGGGTCAAAAAGCTGGTGTGATTGATTATGAAAAAATAGTCCTTGAAACCATGCTTGCTTTTAAAAGAGCTGGAGCCAAACTTATCATAACTTACCATGCAAAAGAGATCGCGCAATTATTAAATCACAAGGAGTAA
- a CDS encoding DUF2603 domain-containing protein, with product MNSLDKKSSEDIINELSNYLGIEKHNQTIFHLTHINEKEKKLSLKNGHELAPEPWFIVDENDEVKTMFSVKTLIEFLQNAKEIQKDNFELKLEKAIYQQIPIDFNDVWTVAMDEIKHQVAKGVKEVNIDLDQLVSNIHIQHPNLFIDMKKMIEKVKPNERL from the coding sequence TTGAATAGTTTAGATAAAAAAAGCTCCGAAGATATCATCAACGAGCTTTCTAATTACCTAGGTATAGAAAAACATAATCAAACTATATTTCATCTCACCCATATTAATGAAAAAGAAAAAAAACTCAGTTTAAAAAACGGTCATGAACTAGCACCTGAACCATGGTTTATTGTAGATGAAAACGACGAAGTAAAAACGATGTTTTCTGTAAAAACTTTAATCGAATTTTTGCAAAATGCAAAAGAAATACAAAAAGATAACTTTGAACTGAAATTAGAGAAAGCCATTTATCAACAAATTCCAATTGATTTTAACGATGTATGGACAGTTGCAATGGATGAAATAAAACATCAAGTCGCCAAGGGCGTAAAAGAAGTAAATATTGACTTAGATCAGCTTGTTAGCAACATCCACATTCAACATCCAAATTTATTTATTGACATGAAAAAAATGATAGAAAAGGTAAAACCCAATGAAAGATTATAA
- the hemN gene encoding oxygen-independent coproporphyrinogen III oxidase: MKDYKSFVKYSKAGPRYTSYPTAVEFNTQFKYEDYIEILKQQKAQLSLYFHLPFCRSACYFCGCNVIYTAKEESKERYLGYLFKELDLLANIINTQREVAQMHFGGGTPTFFSAKQLESLILKIKSVFPNFTQDSEISCEIDPRFLNEEQADVLIQNGFNRISFGVQDFDEKVQKEIHRIQPFELTKNAVDMVRKKGISSVNMDLIYGLPYQSLESFKQTLEKALLINPDRFAIFNYAHVPWLKKNMRKFDENTLPSPDIKLQILEYCENFLTHNGYKMIGMDHFAKPEDELFKALENGSLHRNFQGYTTKGGTDLIGIGLTSIGEGKRHYMQNFKDMPSYEKAIDEGKLPCEKGIMLDDDDELRKAVIMELMSNFSLNIEKVEQRFKINFFEYFQQDLEELSKLNEFVTIDKNHIKVNETGVLLIRNIAMCFDKYLKRISEDKKVFSKTV; encoded by the coding sequence ATGAAAGATTATAAAAGCTTTGTCAAATACTCCAAAGCAGGACCAAGATATACTTCTTATCCTACTGCGGTAGAATTTAATACTCAGTTTAAATATGAAGATTATATTGAAATTTTAAAACAACAAAAAGCACAATTGTCTTTATATTTTCATTTGCCTTTTTGTAGAAGCGCATGTTATTTTTGCGGTTGTAATGTAATCTATACTGCCAAAGAAGAAAGCAAAGAAAGATATTTAGGTTATCTCTTTAAAGAACTCGATCTCTTAGCTAACATCATCAATACTCAAAGAGAAGTTGCACAAATGCATTTTGGTGGCGGTACCCCTACATTTTTTTCTGCTAAGCAACTTGAAAGTTTGATTTTAAAAATCAAAAGTGTTTTTCCAAATTTCACTCAAGATAGCGAAATAAGCTGTGAAATTGATCCAAGGTTTTTAAATGAAGAGCAAGCCGATGTTTTAATCCAAAATGGATTTAATCGCATTAGCTTTGGTGTGCAAGATTTCGATGAAAAAGTGCAAAAAGAAATTCATAGAATTCAGCCTTTTGAGCTTACCAAAAACGCAGTAGATATGGTTAGAAAAAAAGGCATTAGCTCGGTAAATATGGATTTGATCTATGGTTTGCCATATCAAAGCTTAGAAAGCTTTAAGCAAACTTTGGAAAAAGCATTGCTAATTAATCCTGATCGCTTTGCTATTTTTAACTATGCACATGTGCCATGGCTTAAAAAAAATATGAGAAAATTTGATGAAAATACCCTGCCTAGTCCTGATATAAAACTTCAAATTTTAGAATACTGTGAAAATTTTTTAACCCACAATGGTTATAAAATGATAGGAATGGATCATTTTGCAAAACCAGAAGATGAACTTTTTAAAGCATTAGAAAATGGTAGTCTGCATAGAAATTTTCAAGGCTATACTACTAAAGGTGGAACAGATTTAATTGGCATTGGTTTGACAAGTATTGGCGAGGGAAAAAGACACTATATGCAAAATTTCAAAGATATGCCAAGCTATGAAAAGGCTATCGATGAGGGCAAATTGCCTTGCGAAAAAGGCATTATGCTAGATGATGATGATGAATTAAGAAAAGCTGTGATTATGGAGCTTATGAGTAATTTCTCGCTTAACATTGAAAAAGTAGAACAAAGATTTAAGATTAACTTTTTTGAATACTTTCAACAAGATCTAGAAGAATTAAGCAAATTAAATGAATTTGTGACTATTGATAAAAACCATATCAAAGTCAATGAAACAGGAGTGCTTTTGATCCGTAATATTGCAATGTGTTTTGATAAATATCTCAAACGCATTAGTGAAGATAAAAAAGTATTTTCTAAAACGGTTTAA
- a CDS encoding (Fe-S)-binding protein: MLNIDEITNACVKCGKCIPTCTIHEINRDESTSPRGFLDLISAYKNQELELDRDLKTIFESCFLCTNCVEACPSHLRIDSAIEKTRYDIAQKFGIAWYKKLAFFFLRHRQVLNILARLGYVFQSCAFSTKNNNQGMKAKLNLPLIKKGRLLPSLSKKSFLSSNPDFINNQGEKSIGIFIGCLSNYSYTSTGFALLEICKHLKINVDLLKEQSCCGAPHYFTGDFKSVEHLAKKNIVYFEEKLKTLDYIIIPEATCSAMINIDYEHFFHMQGDQEWAIRAKNISHKILLATKYLYEHTNLEQLLKTKNKVNINISYHDPCHAKKMQGVYQEPRNLLKQNYHFKELIASNECCGFGGVSMQTDHYEKALKVGMKKAHNIQKTDVQIISAECSACRMQISNALEHEKVSTKFSHPLELIAKILQD; encoded by the coding sequence ATGTTAAATATTGATGAAATCACAAATGCATGTGTAAAATGTGGCAAATGCATACCAACATGCACCATACATGAGATAAATCGCGATGAGAGTACTTCCCCTCGTGGCTTTTTAGATCTCATAAGTGCTTATAAAAATCAAGAATTAGAACTTGATCGTGATCTTAAAACAATTTTTGAATCATGTTTTTTATGCACCAATTGCGTTGAAGCTTGCCCAAGCCACTTAAGAATTGATAGCGCTATTGAAAAAACTCGCTATGATATAGCACAAAAATTTGGTATTGCATGGTATAAAAAACTTGCCTTTTTCTTTTTAAGACATAGACAAGTGTTAAATATTTTAGCAAGATTGGGCTATGTTTTTCAAAGTTGCGCATTTAGCACTAAAAATAACAACCAAGGCATGAAAGCAAAATTAAACCTACCTTTAATCAAAAAAGGACGCTTGCTTCCATCTTTGAGTAAAAAAAGTTTTTTAAGCTCCAATCCTGATTTTATCAATAATCAAGGGGAAAAATCTATAGGGATTTTTATAGGGTGCTTGTCTAATTACTCTTATACAAGTACTGGATTTGCTTTGCTTGAAATTTGCAAGCATCTTAAGATCAATGTAGATTTATTAAAAGAACAATCATGTTGTGGAGCTCCTCACTACTTTACAGGAGATTTTAAAAGCGTAGAACATCTAGCTAAAAAAAATATTGTATATTTTGAAGAAAAACTCAAAACGCTTGATTATATCATCATCCCTGAAGCAACCTGCTCTGCAATGATCAACATAGACTATGAGCATTTTTTTCATATGCAAGGTGATCAAGAATGGGCAATAAGAGCAAAAAACATCTCCCATAAAATACTTCTTGCGACTAAGTATTTATACGAGCATACTAATTTAGAACAGCTTTTAAAAACTAAAAACAAAGTCAATATTAATATCAGCTATCATGATCCTTGTCATGCAAAAAAAATGCAAGGAGTTTACCAAGAACCGAGAAATCTATTAAAGCAAAACTATCATTTCAAAGAACTTATTGCTTCAAATGAATGCTGTGGTTTTGGCGGGGTAAGCATGCAGACAGATCACTATGAAAAAGCCTTAAAAGTTGGTATGAAAAAAGCACATAATATTCAAAAAACAGATGTGCAAATCATCAGCGCAGAATGTTCAGCTTGTAGAATGCAAATTTCAAATGCTTTAGAACATGAAAAAGTTTCTACTAAATTTTCACACCCATTAGAACTTATAGCTAAAATACTTCAAGATTAA